A genomic window from Massilia sp. METH4 includes:
- a CDS encoding porin, translating to MGSLRGVAIAMVAVLALPAMAQSQVTVFGLVDAGVAVNKLAGSGVRKVYVTSGSMTTSQFGIRGVEDLGGGGKAYFELSSFFSMKTGAIIGGASQQSLFGRSAFVGISSPSLGAIDIGRGNNPSFLPTLQFNAFGNSGGWGPLWHATYFNFTQYPSFAGVDGLIHDTAWDGQVHYTSPKFAGAVINLHYAPGEIAGRGGVANWGANILYHNGPLGLAAYYQNTEVHSTGGATADWYSKPFDAGNVRVPANAPTRSRFAGASYDFGVLKAFVTWQRSLQEISRIGARTAQASVAIPVAGGRILAEYAHTRYAGPGAPAETLLQEAVIGYDYHLSRRTDVYANYLRSRNSQSRPDGYTAGVGIRHQF from the coding sequence GTGGGTTCATTACGAGGAGTGGCCATTGCGATGGTGGCCGTGCTGGCGCTGCCGGCCATGGCGCAATCGCAGGTGACGGTGTTCGGGCTGGTCGATGCGGGCGTGGCAGTCAACAAGCTGGCCGGCAGCGGTGTGCGCAAGGTCTATGTGACGAGCGGGTCCATGACGACCTCGCAGTTCGGCATTCGCGGTGTCGAAGACCTGGGCGGCGGTGGCAAGGCGTACTTCGAGCTGAGTTCCTTCTTCAGCATGAAGACCGGCGCGATCATCGGCGGCGCCAGCCAGCAGAGCCTGTTCGGCCGCAGCGCCTTCGTCGGCATCTCGTCGCCGTCGCTGGGCGCCATCGACATCGGTCGCGGCAACAATCCATCGTTCCTGCCCACGCTGCAATTCAATGCCTTCGGCAATTCCGGTGGATGGGGGCCACTGTGGCACGCGACGTATTTCAATTTCACGCAGTACCCGTCCTTTGCCGGTGTCGACGGTCTGATCCACGATACGGCCTGGGATGGGCAAGTGCACTACACGTCGCCCAAGTTCGCGGGCGCCGTCATCAACCTGCACTACGCGCCGGGCGAGATCGCCGGCCGCGGCGGGGTGGCCAACTGGGGCGCGAACATCCTGTATCACAACGGCCCGCTGGGGCTGGCGGCGTATTACCAGAACACCGAGGTGCACAGCACGGGCGGCGCCACGGCCGACTGGTACAGCAAGCCTTTTGACGCCGGGAACGTGCGGGTACCGGCGAATGCGCCGACGCGCAGCCGGTTCGCCGGCGCCAGCTACGACTTCGGCGTGCTGAAGGCCTTCGTGACGTGGCAGCGCAGCCTCCAGGAGATCTCGCGCATCGGCGCGCGCACCGCGCAGGCCAGCGTGGCGATTCCCGTCGCCGGCGGCCGGATCCTTGCCGAGTATGCACACACCCGCTATGCCGGCCCCGGCGCGCCCGCCGAGACGCTGTTGCAGGAGGCCGTGATCGGCTACGACTACCACCTGTCGCGCCGCACCGACGTCTACGCCAACTACCTGCGCAGCAGGAATTCGCAATCGCGCCCGGACGGCTACACGGCCGGCGTGGGCATCCGCCATCAATTCTGA